One Sulfitobacter sp. S190 DNA window includes the following coding sequences:
- a CDS encoding substrate-binding domain-containing protein → MRQSIMALFLACITATGAWAESVMRMAVTTSFHNSGLADVLVPQIRENLGIDVNLLVVGTGQALRLGRAGDVDAILVHSRSAEEAFVAEGYGPHRREIMYNDFVLVGPEGDPAGIAQTDSAAAALTAVASAGAPFVSRGDDSGTHKKELSLWQAASQDPATFGSWYKAVGAGMGAALNTAAGLDAYIMSDRASWLNFGNKGGLTVLFEGDPILFNQYAYLPVDAQRHPHVKADLARQVENWLTSPGAGALIDGYTIDGEQLFTFNAQPE, encoded by the coding sequence ATGAGACAATCGATCATGGCCCTCTTCTTGGCGTGTATCACGGCAACGGGCGCGTGGGCAGAAAGCGTCATGCGCATGGCCGTGACAACATCGTTTCACAATTCCGGGCTTGCCGATGTGCTGGTGCCTCAAATCCGCGAGAATCTGGGCATTGACGTTAATCTGCTTGTCGTTGGTACCGGTCAGGCGCTGAGGTTGGGCCGTGCGGGCGATGTCGATGCGATCCTCGTGCACAGCCGGAGCGCGGAAGAGGCGTTCGTGGCCGAAGGGTATGGCCCCCACCGCCGGGAAATCATGTACAATGATTTCGTGCTGGTCGGCCCTGAGGGCGATCCCGCTGGCATTGCACAGACCGATAGTGCCGCAGCCGCGCTTACGGCGGTCGCTTCTGCGGGCGCGCCGTTTGTCAGCCGGGGTGATGACAGTGGCACGCACAAAAAGGAGCTTAGCCTGTGGCAAGCCGCGTCGCAGGATCCTGCCACCTTCGGAAGCTGGTACAAAGCGGTTGGTGCCGGAATGGGGGCTGCACTGAATACCGCGGCAGGTCTGGACGCTTATATCATGTCCGATCGGGCAAGCTGGCTCAATTTCGGGAATAAGGGCGGGTTGACGGTGCTGTTCGAAGGCGATCCGATCCTCTTCAACCAATACGCCTATTTGCCCGTAGATGCGCAGCGTCATCCCCACGTAAAGGCCGATCTGGCACGACAGGTCGAGAACTGGCTGACATCACCCGGTGCCGGTGCCCTTATCGACGGCTACACCATCGATGGCGAGCAGCTTTTCACCTTCAACGCGCAGCCGGAATAG
- a CDS encoding SDR family NAD(P)-dependent oxidoreductase: MPTALVTGSAGFVGYHLSRRLLADGYDVVGFDGLTDYYDVSLKQARQSILQKSPAFKAVNARLEEEGALDTALREAQADVVVHLAAQAGVRYSIDHPRSYVDSNLIGTFNLLEAVRANPCAHLMLASSSSVFGANTQMPYVETAKADMQMSFYAATKKAGEAMAHSYAHLYNIPTTVFRFFTVYGPWGRPDMALFKFTRAMLEGRPIDIYNNGQMARDFTYIDDLVEAIRLLQDKPPEPQTEGASPVAPYRLVNIGNAAPVPLMEFVAALENALGIEAQKTFHPMQAGDVRETWADTGLLHDLTGYRPRTSVEDGVAAFIAWYKDHYAIA, translated from the coding sequence ATGCCCACGGCCTTGGTCACGGGATCGGCAGGATTTGTCGGCTATCATCTTTCCAGACGCCTGTTGGCGGATGGATACGACGTTGTCGGTTTTGACGGTTTGACCGATTATTATGATGTGTCGCTCAAACAGGCGCGGCAATCAATTCTGCAGAAGTCGCCTGCCTTCAAGGCCGTGAACGCGCGGCTCGAAGAGGAAGGTGCGCTCGATACCGCCCTGCGCGAGGCACAGGCAGACGTGGTGGTGCATCTGGCGGCGCAAGCGGGCGTACGGTATTCGATCGACCACCCGCGGTCATACGTGGATTCGAACCTGATCGGTACGTTCAATCTGCTCGAAGCGGTGAGGGCCAACCCGTGCGCGCACCTGATGCTCGCCTCAAGCAGTTCCGTCTTTGGCGCAAACACCCAAATGCCCTATGTCGAGACGGCGAAGGCTGACATGCAGATGTCGTTCTATGCCGCCACGAAAAAGGCCGGAGAGGCGATGGCCCACTCCTATGCCCATCTCTACAATATTCCGACGACGGTTTTCCGGTTCTTCACGGTTTACGGCCCCTGGGGCAGGCCGGATATGGCGCTGTTCAAGTTCACACGTGCGATGCTCGAAGGGCGGCCGATCGACATCTATAACAACGGACAGATGGCGCGGGACTTCACCTATATTGACGATCTGGTTGAAGCGATCCGTCTTTTGCAGGACAAGCCGCCCGAACCGCAGACCGAAGGGGCATCACCCGTGGCGCCTTACCGGTTGGTCAACATCGGCAATGCGGCGCCGGTCCCGCTGATGGAATTTGTCGCAGCATTGGAGAACGCATTGGGCATTGAGGCGCAAAAGACGTTTCATCCGATGCAGGCGGGCGATGTTCGCGAAACCTGGGCGGATACCGGTCTTCTGCATGACCTGACAGGGTACCGGCCGCGCACCAGTGTTGAGGATGGTGTGGCCGCCTTTATCGCCTGGTACAAAGATCACTATGCCATCGCATGA
- a CDS encoding ATP-binding cassette domain-containing protein, protein MSALFLLRVAAAETSRRGKRLVGPVDLQLDGTGATVVIGPNGSGKTTLLRLLHGTARLTSGSITWACGTQEARHHQAFVFQRPVMLRRSVLENLVYPLTIRGTPKSDARARAEIWADRLDLTPMLSRSATVLSGGEQQKLALARAMITEPQVLFLDEPCANLDGRATRAIEGVLQDAKARGMKLIFATHDMGQARRLADEIVFILHGRVQAFAPASDFFERPEPAQAAAFLKGDILE, encoded by the coding sequence GTGAGTGCGCTGTTCCTCCTTCGCGTGGCCGCCGCCGAAACCAGCCGACGTGGCAAACGTCTGGTCGGGCCGGTTGATTTGCAGTTGGACGGCACGGGGGCCACGGTTGTGATCGGTCCCAACGGATCCGGCAAGACGACCCTTTTGCGGCTCCTGCACGGAACTGCGCGGCTTACTTCCGGCTCGATCACTTGGGCCTGCGGGACGCAGGAGGCGCGGCACCATCAGGCCTTTGTGTTTCAACGCCCCGTCATGTTGCGCCGCAGCGTGCTGGAAAACCTCGTCTATCCGTTGACCATTCGCGGGACACCGAAATCCGACGCGCGCGCGCGTGCAGAGATCTGGGCAGACCGGCTGGATCTGACGCCGATGCTATCGCGCTCTGCCACGGTGCTTTCAGGCGGCGAGCAGCAAAAGCTCGCGCTGGCCCGCGCAATGATCACGGAGCCACAGGTCCTGTTTCTCGATGAGCCTTGTGCAAATCTTGACGGTCGCGCGACCCGCGCCATCGAAGGAGTGCTTCAGGACGCAAAGGCACGTGGGATGAAACTGATCTTTGCCACGCACGATATGGGTCAGGCGCGCAGACTGGCCGATGAAATCGTGTTTATCCTGCACGGGCGCGTACAGGCTTTCGCGCCGGCGTCCGACTTTTTCGAAAGGCCTGAACCTGCGCAGGCCGCAGCGTTTCTCAAGGGAGATATCTTGGAATGA
- a CDS encoding ABC transporter permease, whose product MVDLWAGLTRAFWMVVTLDPQLLDITLRSLQVTLSALVIGSAIALPLAALLAVRRFRWRRGVIAVLNALMGLPPVVVGLIVYILLSRSGPLGVLGLLFTPTAMVIAQVIIIVPLIASIAHQSLRDLWSEYHDLLISMNVTQMQKMRTLLWDARRALLTASLAGFGRAIGEVGAIMIVGGNIDNATRVLTTAIALETGKGDFALALGLGIVLIGLAIAVNLAIHWLSRTEQGGRW is encoded by the coding sequence GTGGTTGATCTTTGGGCCGGTTTGACCCGCGCCTTCTGGATGGTGGTGACACTTGATCCGCAGCTTCTCGATATCACGTTGCGGTCGCTGCAGGTGACCCTCAGTGCGCTTGTCATCGGTTCAGCCATTGCATTGCCACTGGCGGCACTGCTGGCCGTGCGGCGGTTCCGATGGCGGCGCGGGGTGATTGCGGTGCTCAACGCATTGATGGGTTTGCCCCCCGTCGTCGTAGGTCTGATCGTCTACATTCTGCTGTCACGTTCGGGGCCGCTGGGCGTGCTGGGGCTCTTGTTTACGCCGACCGCGATGGTGATTGCGCAGGTGATCATTATCGTGCCCCTGATCGCCAGCATCGCGCACCAGTCCCTGCGCGACCTGTGGAGCGAATATCACGATCTGCTTATTTCCATGAATGTCACCCAGATGCAAAAAATGCGCACCCTGCTGTGGGACGCGCGCCGCGCCTTGTTAACCGCATCACTGGCAGGCTTCGGTCGCGCGATCGGCGAAGTCGGCGCCATCATGATTGTCGGCGGGAATATCGACAACGCCACCCGCGTGCTGACCACGGCCATCGCGCTCGAAACCGGAAAAGGTGACTTTGCGCTCGCACTGGGGCTGGGCATTGTATTGATCGGATTGGCGATTGCCGTGAACCTCGCGATCCATTGGTTGAGCAGAACAGAGCAGGGGGGCCGCTGGTGA
- a CDS encoding B12-binding domain-containing protein, whose protein sequence is MTDREDDPSLFHHGLYERARDEIGTLRAKLPEDAFASLAREVIRRVSDNPVAARPQFDAPQRARIDALARALLDKGPQAGIEFIQSVRAQGASVETVYLGYLAEAARALGNWWEQDRISFVDVTIATGNIYAVMRGLKPLFRTVSATPATRSALFASVPGETHTLGIEMAADLFTKKGWDITLKRQMDHDEFIEQASLIGPPLIGLSAAGEHAIVPLARMIVALRISNPKAAIMVGGNVVNVASDLIETMGVEAMADDFDAAYAAANRLWEQQQAE, encoded by the coding sequence ATGACAGATCGTGAAGACGATCCGTCTTTGTTTCATCATGGCCTCTACGAGAGAGCCAGGGACGAGATAGGGACGCTTCGAGCGAAACTTCCCGAGGACGCGTTCGCGTCACTCGCGAGAGAAGTGATCCGACGTGTGTCGGACAACCCGGTTGCTGCGCGCCCACAGTTTGATGCGCCGCAGCGGGCCAGAATTGATGCGCTGGCGCGTGCCCTTCTCGACAAGGGTCCGCAAGCCGGAATTGAATTCATCCAATCTGTCCGGGCGCAGGGCGCATCGGTGGAAACAGTCTATCTGGGGTATCTTGCCGAAGCGGCCCGCGCGCTGGGAAACTGGTGGGAACAGGACAGGATAAGTTTTGTCGATGTGACAATCGCCACCGGTAATATCTACGCGGTCATGCGCGGGCTGAAACCGCTCTTCCGAACCGTATCCGCAACGCCTGCGACCAGGTCCGCGCTGTTTGCCAGTGTTCCGGGCGAAACACACACGCTCGGCATTGAGATGGCGGCCGACTTGTTCACTAAAAAAGGGTGGGACATCACGCTCAAGCGTCAGATGGACCACGATGAATTTATCGAGCAGGCAAGCCTTATTGGCCCGCCCCTCATCGGCTTGTCCGCTGCAGGCGAACACGCGATCGTACCCTTGGCGCGGATGATCGTGGCCCTGCGCATCAGCAATCCGAAAGCCGCGATCATGGTGGGCGGAAACGTCGTAAACGTCGCGTCCGACCTAATCGAGACAATGGGTGTGGAGGCAATGGCAGACGATTTCGATGCCGCCTATGCCGCCGCAAACCGGCTCTGGGAACAGCAACAGGCCGAATAG
- a CDS encoding c-type cytochrome, which produces MPQAALAEGKRVALHAPQELQDTGVLKYALPRFSLKTQISVALVPPADADILLGAQGTPLFQGPAQLWHMDIRTVGDTDVDRLADWLTGEVGQRTILAFAPEGVPLFTAPQKIAKAAAQVSYDGDAIAGYAIAQAKCGRCHAVDEAGRKNDIGSTPSFFVLRAFSDWEQRFAGFYFLNPHPAFTQVADVTDPFAEDLPPAIVPVEMTLDDLEAMMAFVAEMAPADLGAPLQHQ; this is translated from the coding sequence TTGCCGCAAGCGGCTTTGGCCGAGGGCAAACGCGTCGCTTTGCACGCGCCGCAGGAGTTGCAGGACACTGGGGTTCTGAAATATGCCCTGCCGCGATTTTCCCTCAAGACCCAGATCAGCGTGGCGCTGGTTCCGCCCGCGGATGCCGATATCCTTCTGGGCGCGCAAGGGACCCCATTGTTCCAAGGACCGGCACAGCTGTGGCATATGGACATCCGGACGGTGGGTGACACCGACGTAGACCGGCTTGCCGATTGGCTGACGGGCGAAGTGGGTCAGCGTACGATTTTGGCGTTCGCGCCCGAGGGTGTACCGCTCTTTACCGCACCTCAGAAGATCGCCAAGGCTGCGGCGCAGGTCAGCTACGACGGTGATGCTATCGCGGGTTATGCAATCGCGCAGGCCAAATGCGGGCGCTGTCACGCGGTTGACGAGGCGGGGCGCAAGAATGACATCGGATCGACACCCAGCTTCTTTGTCCTGCGCGCGTTTTCCGATTGGGAACAACGATTTGCTGGTTTTTATTTCCTCAATCCGCATCCAGCCTTCACGCAAGTGGCGGATGTAACCGACCCGTTCGCCGAAGATCTGCCGCCCGCGATCGTGCCCGTTGAGATGACGCTGGACGATCTGGAGGCGATGATGGCCTTTGTCGCGGAGATGGCTCCTGCCGATCTGGGTGCGCCTTTGCAACATCAGTGA
- a CDS encoding biotin/lipoate--protein ligase family protein, with protein MTGPLVFPPLFHGEPVSEDAMTQACMRATQGCDAGLVVYALGANTLEAAIVFAPEVPLSKAIAMLPICGIGFQNALGALAPAGKWPCTCNGTAPIRINGARCGRLTAAAAQATPDAVPDWLVIGLYLPLWPTDSRDAAAPHPI; from the coding sequence ATGACTGGACCGCTGGTCTTTCCGCCCTTGTTTCATGGCGAGCCGGTCAGCGAAGATGCGATGACGCAGGCCTGCATGAGAGCGACGCAAGGATGCGACGCGGGTCTTGTGGTCTATGCCCTCGGTGCCAATACCCTCGAGGCCGCCATTGTCTTCGCACCCGAAGTGCCGCTCTCCAAAGCGATTGCGATGCTGCCGATTTGCGGGATCGGCTTTCAAAACGCGCTCGGCGCTCTGGCGCCTGCCGGGAAGTGGCCGTGCACCTGCAATGGGACGGCACCGATACGGATCAACGGCGCGCGCTGTGGCAGACTGACCGCCGCCGCGGCACAGGCGACGCCCGACGCAGTGCCCGACTGGCTGGTGATTGGGCTTTATCTGCCCCTTTGGCCGACTGACAGCCGCGATGCGGCGGCGCCACACCCGATCTGA
- a CDS encoding DUF6494 family protein has product MSDEFNMSMRKFLKQVGVTSQQAIEDSMRDADTAGKTFTARATITIDGLDMTHEVTGEIKGQD; this is encoded by the coding sequence ATGAGCGACGAATTCAACATGTCCATGCGCAAGTTTCTCAAACAGGTCGGAGTAACCTCGCAACAAGCGATTGAAGACTCGATGCGCGACGCCGACACCGCCGGGAAAACTTTTACCGCGCGTGCGACGATCACGATTGACGGGCTTGATATGACGCATGAAGTGACCGGCGAAATAAAGGGTCAGGATTAA
- the chlG gene encoding chlorophyll synthase ChlG, whose translation MSIATSAPIRRLPDPAAALQLVKPITWFPPMWAYLCGVVSSGTAPAGNWHLVVLGVVLAGPIVCGMSQAANDWCDRHVDAINEPNRPIPSGRIPGRWGLWIALSMSAVSLVVGWQLGPWGFGATVLGVAAAWAYSAEPVRLKRSGWWGPGLVGLCYEGLPWFTGAAVLSAGAPAWPVIIIAALYALGAHGIMTLNDFKALEGDRQTGVNSLPVTLGPEKAALLACAIMAVPQAVVVALLMFWNAPWHAVAILGLLALQFAAMRVLLRDPKGRAPWYNATGVTLYVAGMMVAAFALRGVTG comes from the coding sequence ATGAGCATAGCCACCTCAGCCCCGATCCGCCGCCTGCCTGATCCAGCCGCGGCGTTGCAACTGGTCAAACCGATTACATGGTTTCCACCGATGTGGGCCTACCTGTGCGGCGTCGTGTCCTCCGGTACCGCACCTGCGGGCAACTGGCACCTTGTCGTGCTCGGCGTCGTGCTGGCCGGTCCCATCGTGTGCGGCATGAGCCAGGCCGCCAATGACTGGTGCGACCGCCATGTCGATGCCATCAATGAACCAAACCGCCCGATCCCGTCAGGCCGCATTCCCGGCCGTTGGGGTCTGTGGATCGCGCTGTCTATGTCCGCCGTCTCGCTCGTGGTGGGCTGGCAACTCGGCCCTTGGGGGTTCGGCGCGACTGTGCTTGGCGTCGCCGCCGCATGGGCATATTCCGCCGAACCTGTCCGGCTCAAACGCTCTGGCTGGTGGGGCCCCGGACTGGTCGGGCTTTGCTACGAAGGGCTGCCCTGGTTCACGGGTGCTGCCGTTCTGAGTGCTGGCGCACCGGCGTGGCCCGTCATCATCATTGCCGCACTTTACGCGCTTGGCGCACACGGCATCATGACGCTCAATGACTTCAAGGCGCTCGAAGGCGATCGCCAGACGGGAGTGAACTCTCTGCCCGTGACGCTAGGGCCCGAAAAGGCGGCGCTGCTGGCCTGTGCCATCATGGCGGTACCACAGGCCGTTGTCGTCGCGCTTTTGATGTTCTGGAATGCACCGTGGCACGCGGTCGCGATTCTGGGCCTGCTTGCCCTGCAATTCGCCGCGATGCGGGTCCTGCTGCGCGATCCGAAGGGCCGCGCGCCGTGGTACAACGCAACCGGTGTCACATTGTACGTCGCAGGCATGATGGTCGCGGCATTTGCACTGCGAGGTGTGACCGGATGA
- a CDS encoding alpha/beta hydrolase: MIDWNDAFDNSGYVEGAGRLADVWAKQAADFRHRMDDEGRAERDLAYGEGARQVFDFFRPEGPPRGCLIFVHGGYWHLFDKSWWSNMSQGALAHGWSVAIPSYPLAPDARVHEITGAIAQAVTRVASKQSGPIALAGHSAGGHLVARMADPAVLTPDVQARIHRITSISGVHHLEPLLHTRMNETLMLDQAEARAESTVFQEFNSDIPISFWVGAGERPEFLRQNRMGAEYAAAQRVDVSETYDTGENHFSVIDALADPQSALMKEILR, from the coding sequence ATGATTGATTGGAATGACGCGTTCGACAACTCCGGATACGTGGAGGGGGCAGGGCGTCTTGCGGACGTTTGGGCCAAGCAGGCAGCGGATTTTCGCCACCGCATGGACGATGAGGGTCGTGCGGAACGCGACCTTGCTTACGGCGAAGGGGCGCGGCAGGTTTTCGATTTTTTCAGGCCCGAGGGTCCCCCGCGAGGATGCCTGATCTTTGTGCACGGGGGGTACTGGCACCTCTTCGACAAGTCGTGGTGGAGCAATATGTCGCAGGGCGCGCTGGCCCATGGGTGGAGCGTCGCCATCCCCAGCTACCCGCTCGCACCTGACGCCCGTGTTCACGAGATCACGGGCGCGATTGCACAGGCAGTCACCCGGGTTGCGTCAAAGCAGTCGGGGCCGATCGCGCTTGCCGGTCATTCCGCGGGCGGGCATCTGGTGGCACGGATGGCAGACCCGGCGGTGTTGACGCCCGATGTGCAGGCCCGTATCCATCGCATCACCTCGATCAGCGGTGTCCACCATCTGGAGCCGCTGCTGCACACCCGTATGAACGAAACGCTCATGCTCGATCAGGCAGAGGCCCGCGCCGAAAGTACCGTTTTTCAAGAGTTCAATTCCGACATCCCGATCAGTTTCTGGGTCGGTGCGGGAGAACGTCCAGAATTCCTGCGCCAGAACCGCATGGGTGCGGAATATGCGGCGGCACAGCGTGTCGATGTGAGCGAAACCTACGATACCGGTGAAAACCATTTTTCGGTCATAGATGCACTCGCCGATCCGCAAAGCGCCTTGATGAAGGAAATACTGAGATGA
- a CDS encoding DUF4444 domain-containing protein, which produces MAAPTLTEAYVRHTLNWLNRWEDEGAKPVHDEWRGLAHGVGEQASQGGKTGTFMGIDEDFGMLLRTQEGTTLVPLTTLLEDPS; this is translated from the coding sequence GTGGCGGCCCCCACCCTGACAGAAGCCTACGTCAGACACACTCTCAACTGGCTGAACCGGTGGGAGGACGAAGGCGCCAAACCCGTTCACGATGAATGGCGCGGCTTGGCCCATGGCGTCGGTGAGCAGGCGTCACAAGGCGGCAAGACAGGGACATTCATGGGCATCGACGAAGACTTTGGCATGCTGTTGCGCACGCAGGAGGGCACGACGCTCGTGCCTTTGACCACACTTCTGGAGGACCCGTCATGA
- a CDS encoding DUF6505 family protein: MKLARAIHFDESDQRIFHIPARTGEWCVSGGFEFSNWTEGDLTGKARQAFANGWFGLETGGRVTFVAVTQIEPGEVETLTSMLAQHFVTYYGAPTVEAATPVAQEEVQQMLDLCDDHDANTLLTVARELSDAGVREAYRTIQPQDAGIDQFAVHGSLDDEPHHH; this comes from the coding sequence ATGAAACTGGCCCGTGCAATCCATTTTGACGAGAGCGATCAGCGTATTTTCCATATACCCGCGCGCACCGGTGAATGGTGTGTGTCGGGCGGGTTCGAATTCTCCAACTGGACAGAAGGCGACCTGACCGGCAAAGCGCGACAGGCCTTTGCCAACGGCTGGTTCGGGCTCGAAACTGGCGGGCGGGTCACTTTTGTGGCCGTGACGCAGATAGAGCCCGGCGAAGTCGAAACACTGACATCGATGCTGGCCCAGCACTTTGTGACCTATTACGGCGCACCAACGGTGGAGGCGGCAACGCCCGTCGCGCAGGAAGAAGTTCAGCAGATGCTTGATCTGTGCGATGACCATGACGCCAACACGCTGCTGACCGTCGCGCGTGAGCTATCGGATGCTGGCGTGCGCGAAGCCTACCGTACAATCCAGCCGCAAGATGCAGGCATCGATCAATTCGCCGTCCACGGCTCCCTCGACGATGAGCCGCACCACCATTGA
- a CDS encoding DUF3305 domain-containing protein, translated as MPLGVVLRRTPGVTRWVQHAWTASAVLPGAGDADWRELRREGEAIEYHAATCTLELHGAETEAYLHGLTAKVPSIYVIMRPAARALDVLLVTASPYEAQDYTDSGEEIVEKVPMPPGLVAWVRGFVEEFHEDEVFIKRRRDKKRVDLREDGIGDARIRQVADVYRAPARKERMQ; from the coding sequence ATGCCGCTTGGCGTGGTGCTGCGGCGTACGCCGGGAGTGACCCGTTGGGTGCAGCACGCCTGGACGGCCAGTGCCGTTCTGCCCGGAGCGGGGGACGCGGATTGGCGCGAGCTGCGCCGCGAGGGCGAAGCGATCGAATACCACGCGGCCACCTGCACGCTTGAACTGCACGGGGCGGAAACCGAAGCGTATCTGCATGGGCTCACCGCAAAGGTGCCTTCGATCTATGTCATCATGCGCCCTGCCGCACGCGCGCTCGATGTGCTTTTGGTGACCGCGTCGCCGTATGAGGCGCAAGATTATACAGACAGCGGCGAAGAGATCGTGGAGAAGGTGCCGATGCCGCCCGGTCTCGTGGCGTGGGTCCGCGGATTTGTCGAGGAGTTCCACGAGGACGAGGTATTCATCAAGCGGCGGCGTGATAAAAAGCGCGTCGATCTGCGCGAAGACGGCATTGGCGATGCGCGCATTCGTCAGGTCGCCGATGTCTATCGGGCCCCGGCCCGCAAGGAGCGGATGCAATGA
- a CDS encoding DUF3306 domain-containing protein has product MSGFWDKRRAAVAAEAEADAQEAHAETLARQEAEQTDAEILADLKLPDPDTLEAGDDFSVFMSDVVPNRIKTRALRKLWRLNPVLANVDGLVDYGEDFTDAATVVENLQTTYQVGKGMLEHIKELARKAEADAQEPQAVEPDEDLEDDVPVIEEDVLVAETTPAATAVYVRPAADEEDGPVMAAAPLHRMQFQFEDQQG; this is encoded by the coding sequence ATGAGCGGGTTCTGGGACAAGCGCCGCGCGGCCGTCGCCGCGGAGGCCGAGGCCGATGCCCAGGAGGCGCATGCCGAAACGCTTGCGCGCCAGGAAGCAGAGCAGACCGACGCGGAGATATTGGCAGATCTCAAACTGCCTGACCCGGATACGCTGGAAGCGGGCGACGATTTCAGTGTGTTCATGTCCGACGTTGTGCCGAACCGGATCAAGACGCGCGCGCTGCGAAAGCTGTGGCGATTGAACCCTGTGCTGGCGAATGTCGACGGTCTGGTGGATTACGGCGAGGATTTCACGGATGCCGCGACGGTCGTCGAAAATCTGCAGACAACCTATCAGGTGGGCAAGGGCATGCTGGAGCATATCAAGGAGCTCGCGCGCAAAGCCGAAGCCGACGCTCAGGAGCCGCAGGCGGTCGAGCCGGATGAAGATCTGGAAGACGACGTGCCCGTGATAGAAGAAGATGTCCTCGTGGCCGAGACTACGCCCGCAGCCACCGCCGTTTATGTGCGACCTGCGGCGGATGAAGAGGACGGCCCCGTCATGGCCGCAGCGCCGTTGCACCGTATGCAATTTCAATTCGAGGACCAACAGGGATGA
- a CDS encoding tryptophan 2,3-dioxygenase: protein MSKGYDPAGEGAKMSYRDAMSYGDYLGLNDLLGAQGPLSDAHDEMLFIIQHQTSELWMRLALHELDAARGHIAAARFGEAFKMITRVARIFEQLNNAWDVLRTMTPSDYTTFREDLGASSGFQSHQYRLIEFLVGNRNTAMLKVHEHRPELHAKLVQELDRPSLYHVALRALEDALSITLPAQAFVQDGPHIASDAIIEAWTRVYKSPETHWQLYELAEKLVDLEDYFRRWRFNHVTTVERIIGFKRGTGGTSGVKYLRRMLEVELFPELWHLRSGL, encoded by the coding sequence ATGAGCAAAGGCTATGATCCGGCGGGCGAGGGCGCAAAAATGTCGTACCGCGACGCGATGAGCTATGGGGACTACCTCGGTCTGAATGATCTTTTGGGTGCTCAGGGCCCGCTTTCTGACGCGCATGATGAGATGCTGTTCATTATCCAGCATCAGACGTCAGAGCTCTGGATGCGGCTGGCGTTGCACGAACTGGATGCCGCGCGCGGTCACATCGCCGCCGCGCGCTTTGGTGAAGCCTTCAAGATGATAACGCGCGTTGCGCGGATATTCGAACAGTTGAACAATGCCTGGGATGTCTTGCGCACGATGACGCCCAGTGATTACACGACCTTCCGCGAGGATCTGGGCGCTTCATCGGGGTTCCAGTCACATCAGTACCGGTTGATCGAATTTCTGGTCGGCAACCGTAATACGGCAATGTTGAAGGTGCATGAGCATCGACCGGAACTGCACGCCAAGCTGGTGCAGGAACTTGATCGTCCGTCGCTCTATCATGTGGCGTTGCGCGCTTTGGAGGACGCGCTTTCTATCACGCTTCCGGCGCAGGCATTCGTGCAGGATGGCCCGCATATCGCTTCGGACGCAATCATCGAGGCCTGGACGAGGGTCTATAAATCGCCTGAAACTCATTGGCAGTTGTACGAACTGGCAGAAAAACTTGTTGATCTCGAAGATTACTTCCGCCGCTGGCGCTTTAATCATGTGACGACAGTGGAACGTATCATCGGGTTTAAGCGGGGCACGGGTGGGACGTCAGGGGTGAAATACCTGCGCCGCATGCTGGAGGTCGAGCTGTTTCCCGAACTCTGGCACTTGCGCAGCGGGCTTTGA
- a CDS encoding cytochrome c family protein, which translates to MKHFAATALGLALLGAPAFADGHATGDAEAGEKVFNKCKACHSIVDADGEAIVKGGRNGPNLYGLYTRVAGTEDFRYGDSLVEAGEAGLEWNEEEFVAYVADPKKYLAEYLDDKKARSKMSFKLRGDEDAADVWAYLVSVGPEVEAEADSGS; encoded by the coding sequence ATGAAACATTTTGCAGCGACCGCTCTGGGTCTCGCGCTTCTCGGCGCACCGGCTTTTGCGGACGGCCATGCGACCGGTGACGCCGAAGCAGGCGAAAAGGTCTTTAACAAGTGCAAGGCCTGCCACTCGATCGTAGACGCAGACGGCGAAGCCATCGTCAAAGGTGGGCGCAACGGCCCTAACCTGTACGGTCTCTACACACGCGTCGCGGGTACCGAAGATTTCCGCTACGGCGATTCTCTGGTTGAAGCCGGCGAAGCGGGTCTGGAATGGAACGAGGAAGAGTTCGTCGCCTATGTCGCGGACCCCAAGAAATACCTCGCTGAATACCTCGACGACAAAAAAGCGCGCTCGAAAATGTCGTTCAAGCTGCGCGGTGACGAAGATGCAGCCGACGTATGGGCGTATCTTGTGTCTGTCGGCCCCGAAGTCGAAGCCGAAGCTGACAGCGGCAGCTGA